From a region of the Argiope bruennichi chromosome 8, qqArgBrue1.1, whole genome shotgun sequence genome:
- the LOC129981568 gene encoding lysosome-associated membrane glycoprotein 5-like has translation MESATLTLMLAIILMVLKLCSSQSAAKEIAPTQANPPITEHFLAPTDDVLSRDVAPDFTYAVWDSNGKICILAKFSTSFKITYPSIGGEEHISVNVPEDAKVKGRCGTFDREPLLELSWSGFRLFMAFTVVNPKENQDTWELLSMELLYDTTNPLFDGATNVGKKTVRTLEDGLFKTQYGKSYFCPSPDVIPMYGSDKEKVVLARMKDVHLQVYDVQMGKFSPFQRCSLVRIGGLPEPFAQDETVPIAVGSTLAVMAVLVVIGYALWRNLATRKTDYDYME, from the exons ttattttaatggTGCTTAAGTTATGTAGCAGTCAATCTGCAGCCAAAGAAATTGCTCCG aCGCAAGCGAACCCACCAATAACCGAACATTTTCTAGCTCCAACAGATG atgtGCTATCCAGAGATGTAGCTCCAGATTTCACTTATGCCGTCTGGGATTCTAATGGCAAAATTTGCATCCTTGCAAAATTTTCAACGTCGTTTAAAATCACTTATCCCAGTATAGGAGGAGAGGAG CATATCTCCGTGAATGTCCCGGAAGATGCTAAAGTGAAAGGACGTTGTGGAACTTTTGATCGAGAACCTCTTCTTGAGCTCTCCTGGAGTGGATTCCGTCTTTTCATGGCTTTCACAGTT GTAAATCCAAAGGAAAATCAGGACACATGGGAACTGCTATCCATGGAGTTGCTGTACGATACAACGAATCCTCTGTTCGATGGGGCAACAAATG TGGGAAAAAAGACAGTACGTACGCTGGAGGACGGCCTCTTCAAGACCCAGTACGGGAAATCGTATTTCTGTCCTTCGCCCGACGTCATTCCCATGTACGGTTCGGACAAAGAGAAAGTGGTATTGGCCAGAATGAAAGATGTGCACTTGCAAGTGTACGACGTGCAAATGGGAAAGTTCTCTCCCT TTCAAAGGTGTAGCCTCGTTAGAATAGGTGGGCTGCCTGAACCCTTTGCACAGGATGAGACAGTTCCTATTGCTGTGGGGAGTACTCTAGCCGTCATGGCTGTGTTAGTGGTGATCGGATATGCGCTCTGGAGGAACTTGGCCACCAGGAAAACAGATTACGATTATATGGAATAA